Proteins from a single region of Starkeya sp. ORNL1:
- a CDS encoding tripartite tricarboxylate transporter TctB family protein, giving the protein MKRMEYIPPLFFTVVGVVIMYQSLVNLVYFDSNRGAPGPGFLAFWLSVGLLGISAGIIAGIARRPALADMPRVDPEDVLLAEMEHEAEIEESWPERAGWIRIAYLMIPFVLLLAVFEHVGFIISTALYMMVAGYGLGYRRLPILIPVSVLSATVLYVLFDTWLGVNLPSGLISF; this is encoded by the coding sequence ATGAAGCGAATGGAATACATACCGCCATTGTTCTTCACCGTGGTCGGTGTCGTGATCATGTACCAGTCGCTGGTGAACCTGGTTTATTTCGACTCCAATCGCGGCGCGCCCGGCCCCGGCTTCCTGGCCTTCTGGCTGTCGGTCGGCCTGCTCGGCATCTCCGCCGGCATCATCGCCGGTATCGCCCGCCGGCCGGCACTTGCCGATATGCCCAGGGTCGATCCCGAGGATGTGCTGCTCGCCGAGATGGAGCACGAGGCGGAGATCGAGGAGAGCTGGCCGGAACGCGCCGGCTGGATCCGCATCGCCTACCTGATGATCCCGTTCGTGCTGCTGCTCGCAGTGTTCGAGCATGTCGGCTTCATCATCTCCACCGCGCTCTACATGATGGTCGCCGGCTACGGCCTCGGCTATCGGCGGCTGCCGATCCTGATCCCGGTCTCGGTGCTATCCGCGACGGTGCTCTACGTGCTGTTCGACACCTGGCTCGGGGTCAATCTCCCCTCCGGCCTCATCTCCTTCTGA
- a CDS encoding acetate--CoA ligase family protein, translating into MLIVDEARPMAGAMLDAKLRSIHAMLNPKSVAIVGATEKAGYGGNFLKNLLASGSKARHYPINPNRTEVDGTRCYPSVTDLPEAPDLVGIVLPAQLVVPTFEACVAKGAKSVLIISAGFAELGTDEGRARQERLRDIARESGVRLCGPNCLGLANVAAQSWTTPSTMISPNMHTFDTGIGLVSQSGATCYRTLLPLAEDRGIGFSSMICTGNEADLETSDFMQYMIADPGTKVIAAVIEGFKDGAKFAETADLALRAGKPIVILKVGRSEVGARGANSHTAAMTGSDTAHDALFRQKGVVRVNDYDELVEFSAMFAKAKAPRGPRIGVSSESGGISTHTADKCGELGLEVPPLSPETREKMVAIMGDRGSAANPADLTQFGVKESFEQVLDILLGEDNQDLLILSSVGGPNQAKFTIAAIENAPKPILFVWNGSARESASLPLLKNSNVPLFFAPVKAAQAARALVDYHRTRRDYMAEVASGERQFPLPPAALAAFEEIVRGGRGVALNEYASKQALSLFGVRGTREILCREVDDAIDAARSIGFPVAMKIASDDIPHKTEAGGVRLGLKDADEVARAFGEMLVAVRGHHPQARIDGVLIQEMVSDGLQLIVGVSRDAHFGPVLMLGLGGILAEAMAASSWRVCPITSREAHEMIGEVRGLSKIAAGYRGLPKADIAALVDTLVNISRLAVWAGDSVESLDINPLAVRAEGRGVVALDALLVPRVAEPASR; encoded by the coding sequence ATGCTTATCGTCGATGAGGCGCGGCCCATGGCGGGCGCAATGCTGGACGCCAAGCTCCGCTCCATCCACGCCATGCTGAACCCGAAATCCGTCGCCATCGTCGGCGCCACGGAGAAGGCCGGCTATGGCGGCAACTTCCTCAAGAACCTGCTCGCCTCCGGCTCAAAGGCGCGCCACTACCCGATCAATCCCAACCGCACCGAAGTCGACGGCACGCGGTGCTATCCGTCCGTGACCGATCTTCCCGAAGCCCCCGATCTCGTCGGCATCGTGCTGCCGGCGCAGCTGGTGGTGCCGACCTTCGAGGCTTGTGTCGCGAAGGGCGCGAAATCGGTGCTCATCATCTCCGCCGGCTTTGCCGAGCTGGGGACAGACGAGGGCCGCGCCCGGCAGGAGCGACTGCGCGACATCGCCCGCGAGAGCGGCGTGCGGCTGTGCGGGCCCAATTGCCTCGGCCTCGCCAATGTGGCGGCGCAGAGCTGGACCACGCCGTCGACGATGATCTCGCCGAACATGCACACTTTCGATACCGGCATCGGCCTGGTTTCGCAGAGCGGTGCCACCTGCTACCGCACGCTTCTGCCGCTGGCGGAAGATCGCGGCATCGGCTTCTCTTCGATGATCTGCACCGGCAACGAGGCCGATCTCGAGACCTCCGATTTCATGCAGTACATGATCGCGGATCCCGGGACGAAGGTCATCGCCGCCGTCATCGAAGGCTTCAAAGACGGCGCCAAGTTTGCGGAGACCGCCGACCTGGCGCTGCGTGCCGGCAAGCCGATCGTCATCCTCAAGGTCGGCCGCTCCGAAGTCGGCGCCCGCGGCGCCAATAGCCACACCGCGGCGATGACCGGCTCCGACACCGCGCACGACGCATTGTTCCGCCAGAAGGGCGTGGTGCGCGTCAACGACTATGACGAACTGGTCGAGTTCTCCGCCATGTTCGCCAAGGCCAAGGCGCCACGCGGTCCGCGGATCGGCGTCAGCTCGGAATCCGGGGGCATCTCCACCCACACCGCCGACAAATGCGGCGAGCTCGGCCTCGAAGTCCCTCCCCTCTCGCCGGAAACGCGGGAGAAGATGGTCGCCATCATGGGCGACCGCGGCTCCGCGGCAAACCCGGCGGACCTGACGCAGTTCGGCGTGAAGGAGAGCTTCGAGCAGGTCCTCGATATCCTGCTGGGCGAAGACAATCAGGACCTGTTGATCCTCTCCAGCGTCGGCGGCCCGAACCAGGCGAAGTTCACCATCGCGGCGATCGAGAATGCGCCGAAGCCGATCCTGTTCGTGTGGAACGGCAGCGCGCGTGAATCCGCGAGCCTACCCTTGCTGAAGAACAGCAACGTGCCGCTGTTCTTCGCGCCGGTGAAGGCGGCACAGGCAGCGCGCGCGCTGGTCGACTATCACCGCACCCGCCGCGACTACATGGCCGAGGTGGCCTCCGGCGAGCGCCAGTTCCCCCTGCCGCCGGCCGCGCTGGCGGCGTTCGAGGAGATCGTGCGTGGCGGTCGCGGCGTTGCGCTGAACGAATATGCCAGCAAGCAGGCGCTCAGCCTGTTCGGGGTGCGCGGCACGCGGGAAATCCTCTGCCGCGAGGTCGACGACGCCATCGATGCGGCACGCTCGATCGGCTTTCCGGTGGCGATGAAGATCGCCTCCGACGACATCCCCCACAAGACCGAGGCGGGCGGCGTCCGGCTCGGGCTGAAGGATGCCGACGAAGTCGCCCGTGCCTTCGGCGAGATGCTGGTCGCGGTGCGCGGCCATCACCCCCAGGCGCGGATCGATGGCGTGCTGATCCAGGAGATGGTCTCCGACGGGCTGCAGCTCATCGTCGGCGTCTCGCGGGATGCGCATTTCGGCCCGGTGCTGATGCTCGGCCTCGGCGGCATCCTGGCGGAAGCCATGGCCGCCTCGTCCTGGCGGGTGTGCCCGATCACCAGCCGCGAGGCGCACGAGATGATCGGGGAGGTGCGCGGCCTGTCCAAGATCGCAGCGGGCTATCGCGGCCTGCCCAAGGCCGACATCGCGGCGCTGGTAGACACGCTGGTCAACATCTCCCGGCTCGCCGTGTGGGCGGGCGACAGCGTCGAGAGCCTCGACATCAACCCGCTTGCCGTGCGTGCCGAAGGGCGCGGCGTCGTGGCGCTCGATGCGCTGCTGGTGCCGCGCGTGGCCGAGCCGGCATCCCGATAA
- a CDS encoding tripartite tricarboxylate transporter permease, whose product MDLFSHIALGFSVAVSPINLLFVTIGVVAGTIIGALPGVGPVAGIVMLLPLVYGMDPTTAMIMMAGIYYGAMYGGTITSVLVGVPGEASNIPTCIDGYAMAKQGRAGPALTISAIGSFVAGTFSVIVLMIAAPPLARVALKFGPPEYFALMLLGLSCVAGLVGDAKLKGYAMALLGLTISLVGYDMITGFPRFTFGVLELADGIKFLSIAVGMFGLGEVIATVSRTETRKVIRTTLREMVISKQELKESAPAIGRGTIIGFVCGLLPGAGGAVSALLSYAVEKKLTKHPERFGKGAIEAVAGPGSADNASTGGHMIPMLTLGIPGSSTTAVMMGALALFNIQPGPFLFSQNPKFVWGLIASMYIGNVMLLVLNILFVPLFVSVLRIPFSFLGPLIMIFCVVGVYSVTSSMLDLWMLLFFGLFGYCSGKFGYPAAPLILAVVLGDGLESSLRQSLMMSQGDLSIFITRPISGTLMAILALVVLFPLVSWLLRRSKSRQASQPVAHGDARPKASV is encoded by the coding sequence ATGGATTTATTCTCGCACATCGCCCTCGGCTTCTCGGTCGCGGTCTCGCCGATCAACCTGCTGTTCGTGACCATCGGCGTCGTCGCCGGCACGATCATCGGCGCGCTGCCGGGGGTCGGCCCGGTGGCCGGCATCGTCATGCTGCTGCCGCTGGTCTACGGCATGGATCCGACCACCGCCATGATCATGATGGCCGGCATCTATTACGGCGCCATGTATGGCGGCACCATCACCTCGGTGCTGGTCGGCGTGCCGGGCGAGGCCTCCAACATTCCCACCTGCATCGACGGCTACGCCATGGCCAAGCAAGGCCGCGCCGGCCCGGCCTTGACCATCTCGGCGATCGGCTCGTTCGTCGCCGGCACCTTCAGCGTCATCGTGCTGATGATCGCGGCGCCGCCACTGGCTCGGGTCGCGCTGAAGTTCGGCCCGCCGGAATATTTCGCGCTGATGCTGCTCGGCCTGTCCTGCGTGGCGGGCCTGGTCGGCGACGCCAAGCTGAAGGGCTACGCCATGGCCCTGCTGGGCCTGACGATCTCGCTGGTCGGCTACGACATGATCACCGGCTTCCCGCGCTTCACCTTCGGCGTGCTGGAACTCGCCGACGGCATCAAGTTCCTGTCCATCGCGGTCGGCATGTTCGGCCTCGGCGAGGTGATCGCCACAGTGTCGCGCACCGAGACCCGCAAGGTGATCCGCACCACGCTGCGCGAGATGGTCATCAGCAAGCAGGAGCTGAAGGAAAGTGCGCCCGCCATCGGCCGCGGCACCATAATCGGCTTCGTCTGCGGCCTGCTGCCCGGCGCCGGTGGCGCTGTCTCCGCGCTGCTCTCCTATGCGGTCGAGAAGAAGCTGACCAAGCATCCCGAGCGCTTCGGCAAGGGGGCCATCGAAGCGGTGGCCGGCCCCGGCTCGGCCGACAATGCCTCGACCGGCGGCCACATGATCCCGATGCTCACTTTGGGCATTCCCGGCTCGTCGACCACGGCGGTGATGATGGGCGCTCTCGCCTTGTTCAACATCCAGCCGGGTCCGTTCCTGTTCTCGCAGAACCCGAAATTCGTCTGGGGCCTCATCGCCTCGATGTATATCGGCAACGTGATGCTACTGGTGCTGAACATCCTGTTCGTGCCGCTCTTCGTCTCGGTGCTGCGCATCCCCTTCTCGTTCCTCGGCCCGCTGATCATGATCTTCTGCGTGGTCGGCGTGTACAGCGTCACCTCATCCATGCTCGATCTGTGGATGCTGCTGTTCTTCGGCCTGTTCGGCTACTGCTCCGGCAAGTTCGGCTATCCCGCGGCACCGCTGATCCTCGCCGTGGTGCTCGGCGACGGGCTCGAGAGCTCGCTGCGCCAGTCGCTGATGATGTCGCAGGGTGATCTCTCCATCTTCATCACAAGGCCGATCTCCGGAACGCTGATGGCGATCCTCGCCCTGGTGGTGCTGTTCCCGCTCGTCAGCTGGCTGTTGCGGCGCTCGAAGAGCCGCCAAGCCAGCCAGCCCGTCGCCCATGGCGACGCTCGTCCGAAAGCCAGTGTGTGA
- a CDS encoding tripartite tricarboxylate transporter substrate binding protein, whose protein sequence is MTKTPNPTPDPMSWQPSRRDLVRTAAGAAAAMTLARPAIAQAAFPSRQIEVLVPWSAGGGAAQIAEMARQIITDNKLSPQPLTLTHKPGASGLIGTALVADRKGNPYTFMPGGGALLAQVVVGESPVHPLKDLSPLALSAVDSSVIIAAANSPYKTFADVIDKLKKTPKSVTLAGAGGGAASWDGMLEIVSGAVAGVQFNQIPFSGGGEVQAAVLGGQVDVGTRQLSNAQQFITQGQMKALAIFDAERNPKLPDVPTMRELGYDVVLNLSRGWFAPPGLKPEDVAWYGDMFGKLAATPAWKDYLDKSGIQPRYLGPTEWAKFIDDAMNVIRTLYKRVGVIKS, encoded by the coding sequence ATGACCAAAACGCCGAATCCGACGCCAGATCCGATGTCCTGGCAGCCAAGCCGCCGCGATCTCGTCCGTACCGCGGCGGGCGCTGCCGCCGCCATGACGCTGGCGCGGCCAGCCATCGCCCAGGCCGCCTTCCCCTCGCGCCAGATCGAAGTGCTGGTGCCGTGGAGCGCCGGCGGCGGCGCGGCGCAGATCGCCGAGATGGCCCGCCAGATCATCACCGACAACAAGCTCTCGCCGCAGCCGCTCACCTTGACCCATAAGCCCGGCGCCAGCGGCCTGATCGGCACCGCGCTGGTCGCTGACCGCAAGGGCAATCCCTACACCTTCATGCCTGGCGGCGGCGCGCTGCTGGCGCAGGTGGTGGTCGGCGAGTCGCCGGTCCATCCGCTGAAGGACCTCTCGCCGCTGGCACTAAGTGCGGTGGATTCCTCGGTGATCATCGCGGCGGCAAACTCGCCCTACAAGACCTTCGCCGACGTCATCGACAAGCTGAAGAAGACGCCGAAATCGGTCACCCTCGCCGGTGCCGGCGGCGGCGCCGCGAGTTGGGACGGCATGCTGGAGATCGTCAGCGGCGCGGTCGCCGGCGTGCAGTTCAACCAGATCCCGTTCTCCGGCGGCGGCGAAGTACAGGCCGCGGTGCTCGGCGGCCAGGTCGATGTCGGCACCCGCCAATTGTCGAACGCGCAGCAATTCATCACCCAGGGGCAGATGAAGGCGCTGGCGATCTTCGACGCCGAGCGTAATCCCAAGCTGCCGGACGTGCCGACCATGCGCGAGCTCGGCTATGACGTCGTGCTCAACCTCTCGCGCGGCTGGTTCGCCCCGCCGGGCCTCAAGCCCGAGGACGTCGCCTGGTACGGCGACATGTTCGGCAAGCTCGCGGCTACCCCGGCCTGGAAGGACTATCTCGACAAGTCCGGCATCCAGCCGCGTTACCTCGGCCCGACCGAATGGGCCAAGTTCATCGACGACGCCATGAATGTGATCCGCACGCTCTACAAGCGCGTCGGCGTCATCAAGTCCTAA
- a CDS encoding hydroxymethylglutaryl-CoA lyase gives MSDLPTKATIYEVGPREGFQFEKSFIPTERKIELVKALTETGVKDIEVTSFVHPEWVPQMADAEAFSAGLPEVSGVSYSCLYLNTKGFDRAVKTGRYHFDGALKLGASPAFIKKNTNKTIDETIATFDSWIDKYEEIGVAVEQATVNAAWGCNYQGDIPPEWVMSRISSIEQAINARGYKLKRLLLSDTMGWGNPVQTKRLLGAVRERWPDAEVRIHLHDTRGPGLANIIAALELGISHFDAAVAGLGGCPFAGHAAAAGNICTEDLVFMCEEMGIETGIDLEKLIECARLAEEVVGHSLPGKAMKGGSLAQYRHAHAAQ, from the coding sequence ATGAGCGACCTGCCCACCAAGGCGACGATCTATGAAGTTGGCCCGCGCGAGGGCTTCCAGTTCGAGAAAAGCTTCATCCCCACCGAGCGTAAGATCGAACTGGTCAAGGCGCTCACCGAGACCGGGGTAAAGGATATCGAGGTCACCTCCTTCGTCCATCCCGAATGGGTGCCGCAAATGGCGGACGCCGAGGCGTTCTCGGCCGGCCTGCCGGAGGTGTCGGGCGTCAGCTATAGCTGCCTCTATCTCAATACCAAGGGGTTCGACCGTGCGGTGAAGACCGGCCGCTATCATTTTGACGGTGCGCTGAAGCTCGGCGCCAGCCCGGCCTTCATCAAGAAGAACACCAACAAGACCATCGACGAGACCATCGCCACCTTCGACAGCTGGATCGACAAATATGAGGAGATCGGCGTCGCGGTGGAGCAGGCCACCGTCAACGCCGCCTGGGGCTGCAATTACCAGGGCGACATCCCCCCGGAATGGGTGATGAGCCGCATCTCCTCGATCGAGCAGGCCATCAATGCCCGCGGCTACAAGCTGAAGCGCCTCCTGCTGTCCGACACCATGGGCTGGGGCAACCCGGTCCAGACCAAGCGGCTTCTCGGCGCGGTGCGCGAGCGCTGGCCGGATGCCGAAGTGCGCATCCACCTGCACGACACCCGCGGGCCCGGCCTTGCCAACATCATCGCGGCGCTGGAACTCGGCATCTCGCATTTCGATGCCGCGGTGGCCGGCCTTGGCGGCTGCCCGTTCGCCGGCCATGCGGCGGCGGCCGGCAATATCTGCACCGAAGACCTGGTCTTCATGTGCGAGGAGATGGGCATCGAGACCGGCATCGATCTGGAGAAGCTGATCGAGTGTGCCCGCCTCGCCGAGGAGGTGGTCGGCCATTCCCTGCCCGGCAAGGCGATGAAGGGCGGCTCGCTGGCCCAATACCGCCACGCCCACGCCGCGCAGTGA
- a CDS encoding enoyl-CoA hydratase/isomerase family protein, giving the protein MLETTAQTFETIRLERDGACARIVFNRPDKRNALTIQLFKDLLEALDRIEADDEITVLVLAGAGPAFCAGRDFNESTQATEEEGALYGRLNLAARDRLRRLSKPVIGRVHGPAAGGGCAIATECCDITIAGKSARFSIREVQAGTLPGLPLLTLGRARMLGMLLTGDWLSAEKAEDWGLIYKVVEDDELDAAVAEVANKLAGQPPLAMAYTKRATNFFCDIAGYTQTEQYLAECRKLLHNRSDRVQAQKDFLEKRRK; this is encoded by the coding sequence ATGCTTGAGACCACAGCCCAGACTTTCGAGACGATCCGGCTCGAGCGCGACGGCGCCTGCGCCAGGATCGTGTTCAATCGCCCCGACAAGAGAAATGCCCTGACGATCCAGTTGTTCAAGGATCTTCTGGAAGCGCTCGACCGTATCGAGGCAGATGACGAGATCACTGTCCTGGTACTCGCCGGCGCCGGCCCGGCGTTTTGCGCAGGGCGCGATTTCAATGAATCGACGCAGGCCACCGAGGAAGAAGGCGCGCTGTACGGCCGGCTGAATCTCGCGGCCCGCGACCGGCTGCGCCGGCTGTCGAAGCCGGTCATCGGCCGCGTGCACGGCCCGGCCGCCGGCGGCGGCTGCGCCATCGCCACCGAATGCTGCGACATCACCATAGCCGGCAAGAGCGCCCGCTTCTCGATCCGCGAGGTGCAGGCGGGAACCTTGCCGGGCCTGCCGCTGCTCACGCTCGGCCGCGCCCGCATGCTCGGCATGCTGCTCACCGGCGACTGGCTGTCGGCGGAGAAGGCCGAGGATTGGGGACTGATCTACAAGGTGGTCGAGGATGACGAGCTCGACGCCGCGGTGGCGGAAGTCGCGAACAAGCTGGCCGGCCAGCCGCCGCTGGCCATGGCCTATACCAAGCGGGCGACCAACTTCTTCTGCGACATCGCCGGCTATACGCAGACCGAACAGTATTTGGCCGAATGCCGGAAGCTCCTGCACAACCGCAGCGATCGCGTCCAGGCACAGAAGGACTTCCTGGAGAAGCGCCGAAAATAG
- the dgoD gene encoding galactonate dehydratase, translated as MLRRLNENQAAFGPLKIARIETFIVDCFRTNWVFVKVVTDEGLYGVGEGSLENREPSVVKAIEELERLLVGEDPFAIERLNLLMQRETYWRTGPILSTAMSAVEIALWDIKGKALGVPVYELLGGKVRDRIPIYANSWFSGAKTNAEFAEKAKATIEQGFSGLKWDPFGKAYLTLTTAELNHVVANVAGVRDAVGPDVDLIIEGHGRLDVSSAIQAGRALEPFGIRFFEEPTLPDRATNLAEVRRRINVPVAAGERVYSRFGCADLIDARAVDVLQPDVCHVGGLLEMKRASALADVAGIPIAPHNPYGPICNAATMHFAASCHNFLVLESFIIDVPWRRDISTEDFKFVDGCYVVPDKPGLGVDLCEDVFEKYPYRTHEFRHYTGKLTDIRPPDSRRWF; from the coding sequence ATGCTTCGACGACTGAATGAAAACCAAGCTGCCTTCGGTCCGCTCAAGATTGCCCGGATCGAGACCTTCATCGTCGACTGCTTCCGCACCAACTGGGTGTTCGTGAAAGTGGTGACCGACGAGGGCCTGTACGGTGTCGGCGAAGGCTCGCTGGAGAATCGCGAACCCTCGGTGGTCAAGGCGATCGAGGAACTGGAGCGGTTGCTGGTCGGCGAGGATCCGTTCGCCATCGAGCGGCTCAATCTCCTGATGCAGCGCGAGACCTACTGGCGCACCGGCCCGATCCTGTCCACCGCCATGAGCGCGGTGGAGATCGCGCTGTGGGACATCAAGGGCAAAGCCTTGGGCGTGCCGGTCTATGAGCTGCTCGGCGGCAAGGTCCGCGACCGCATCCCGATCTATGCCAATAGCTGGTTCTCCGGCGCCAAGACCAATGCCGAGTTCGCCGAAAAGGCGAAGGCGACCATCGAGCAGGGCTTCAGCGGTCTCAAATGGGACCCGTTCGGCAAGGCGTATCTGACGCTGACCACCGCCGAGCTCAACCACGTCGTCGCCAATGTCGCCGGCGTGCGCGATGCCGTCGGCCCCGATGTCGACCTCATCATAGAAGGCCACGGCCGGCTCGACGTGTCCTCGGCGATCCAGGCCGGGCGCGCGCTGGAGCCGTTCGGCATACGCTTCTTCGAGGAGCCGACGCTGCCGGACCGCGCCACCAACCTCGCCGAGGTACGCCGGCGCATCAATGTGCCGGTCGCCGCGGGTGAGCGGGTCTATTCGCGCTTCGGCTGCGCCGACCTGATCGACGCCCGTGCCGTCGACGTGCTCCAGCCCGACGTCTGCCACGTCGGGGGACTTCTGGAGATGAAGCGGGCCTCGGCGCTTGCCGATGTCGCCGGCATCCCGATCGCGCCGCACAACCCCTATGGGCCGATCTGCAACGCAGCGACCATGCATTTCGCCGCCTCGTGTCACAATTTCCTGGTGCTCGAGAGCTTCATCATCGACGTGCCGTGGCGGCGCGACATCTCGACCGAAGACTTCAAGTTCGTGGACGGCTGCTACGTGGTGCCGGACAAGCCGGGCCTCGGCGTCGATCTCTGCGAGGACGTGTTCGAGAAATACCCCTACCGGACCCACGAATTCCGTCACTACACCGGCAAGCTGACCGACATCCGCCCGCCGGACTCGAGGCGGTGGTTTTGA
- a CDS encoding tripartite tricarboxylate transporter substrate binding protein codes for MKKYTADPVAALRPGATRRSFLKSSLAAGLGAGLAPALGGAAFAEASFPSRPIEILVPWGAGGGPSTISEMVRSVAQEEKFSPQPMVLNHKPGASGMIGAALVAARKGDPYTFMPGGGALLLQAVTKAFDIHPITGLTPLALSTLDSSVVVVREDSPFKTFDDMMKAAKKAPRAVSIAAVGGSYSFDDLTTKVLNLVIGSELNQIPFGGGAEVQSAVLGGQVDAGSRQLANAITLIQAKQMRALCVFDPVRNPLLPDTPTMKELGFDYSYQLPRAWFGPPGLSKTDIAWYDTLFKKISEAPKFVQWVDSSASLNKYMGSAEFTDFINQTMATFDRLFKQMGVIK; via the coding sequence ATGAAAAAATATACTGCCGATCCTGTCGCTGCATTACGCCCCGGCGCGACCCGCCGTTCGTTCCTGAAATCCTCGCTGGCCGCCGGCCTCGGTGCCGGCCTGGCGCCCGCTTTGGGCGGAGCCGCCTTCGCGGAGGCGAGCTTCCCGTCGCGGCCGATCGAGATACTGGTGCCGTGGGGCGCCGGTGGCGGGCCCTCGACCATCTCCGAAATGGTGCGCAGCGTCGCGCAGGAAGAGAAGTTCTCGCCGCAGCCCATGGTGCTGAACCACAAGCCCGGCGCCAGCGGCATGATCGGCGCTGCGCTGGTGGCGGCTCGCAAGGGCGATCCCTACACTTTCATGCCCGGCGGCGGCGCGCTGCTGCTGCAGGCGGTGACCAAGGCGTTCGACATTCACCCCATCACCGGCCTGACCCCGCTGGCGCTCTCGACGCTGGATTCCTCGGTCGTGGTGGTGCGCGAGGATTCGCCCTTCAAGACCTTCGACGACATGATGAAAGCGGCGAAGAAAGCACCGCGCGCGGTGAGCATTGCCGCGGTCGGCGGCAGTTATAGCTTCGATGATCTGACCACCAAGGTGCTCAATCTCGTCATCGGCTCGGAGCTGAACCAGATCCCGTTCGGCGGCGGCGCCGAGGTGCAGTCGGCGGTGCTTGGCGGCCAGGTCGATGCCGGATCGCGCCAGCTCGCCAACGCCATCACGCTGATCCAGGCCAAGCAGATGCGCGCACTCTGCGTTTTCGATCCGGTGCGCAATCCGCTGCTGCCGGATACGCCGACCATGAAGGAACTCGGCTTCGACTATTCCTACCAGCTGCCCCGCGCCTGGTTCGGCCCGCCCGGCCTCAGCAAGACGGATATCGCCTGGTACGACACGCTGTTCAAGAAGATCTCCGAAGCACCGAAGTTCGTGCAGTGGGTCGACAGCTCGGCCTCGCTGAACAAATACATGGGCTCGGCGGAATTCACCGATTTCATCAACCAGACGATGGCGACGTTCGACCGCCTCTTCAAGCAGATGGGCGTGATCAAGTAG